attaaattttaaaactttggtgataattttttctgatttatataaatacataacatgtttttacttattatatcttcaataaacttatatattactaaaatataaataataaaatatttataattaaatgatcttagatatacttaaaattttaaagttatttataaaaaaaaatgtatagattatttttatttttaaaacttaagtgaattttttcaaagttattattatatattttgatattttgttcaaaatttttgaagttatttatattttcaaccttttacctttcaaaattgaacaaaatattaaaatatataataataacttttgaaaaaaaaaatcacttaagttttaaaaataaaaataatctatacaagaattttttataaataacttcaaaattttaagtatatttaagatcatgtaattataaatattttattatttatattttagtaagatataagtttattgaagatataataagtaaaaacatgttatgtatttatgtaaatcagaaaaaattatcaccaaagttttaaaatttaatacgatgaaaaatagtagtttatataatgtcaactttttaataatatttcaatgtagatttatgtacgttttaaaaagttcaagtaggtttttaaaattttaattgagtTCATGTCGTATTTGGCACTAACCATTAGTTTGGGTTGTATTTGGCACGATCCAAATTGTTCAGGTTGGAATAGACACTTTGCCCTATATTAGTTAGTGTGTTTACCCCACTATATCTATGTACGTCCTTTCTTCTACAAAACAATATCTGTATATTGAAAACTAGGAAAATAGGTCTTAGAACCCGGTATCACCAAACTTTAGGTATTTGCCTAAAAAGTGAATGCACCACAAAGATTCGTCTTCTTATTTTACAATTGATTACAGGGTAAGTAGCGGTTACGAAGAATTTGGTACGAAGAAATATGGATGTGCGAATTATTGCCCAAGATGTGGAAAACCAGAAGAAACTGCTATTCATGCAATCTTCGAATATCCACCACTAGTACAAGTATTGGAATTATCATCCACATCATTGAAACCCCCAAATATTTCCTCTCTCGAGCATTTATACCAATGTGGATTATCTGTTTTGGAGGAAGAATAATATTATGGAGTTAGAAAATGATAAAAACTCTTATCCTTTGATAATATGGTATATTTTGAAGGCTCAGAATGACAAGTTATTCAGGAGTATAGACAAGGATCCGTTGTAGTTAGTCCGGTATGAAGAGAATGAGTGTCAGACATGACACAATGCGAAAGAGACGGTACTGACTTCTAAGGGACCAAATTCCTCATCAACCACAAGTCTTAAGCTTGGGTGATATTTGTATGGTGGATTGTTCTTGGACCTCTACTGACCACTTGAGTGGATTAGGATGGGCTTGGAAGGATAGCATGGGAATGATCTAACTTATGAAGACAAGAAACTTGAGAAGACGCGAGTCAGCATTACATTCGGAACTTGAAGCTTTAAAATGGACAACGGAGACAATGCTACAATATTTAGATTGTCAGAGATTTAGAACAGATTGTAAAGATCTAATCGCAATGCTAACAGAACTACAAGCATGGCGAAACTTCTCAACGGAGTTGGAAATGATTCAAACTCTTAAGATGTCTACAGGGACTTCAACATCTACTATATTCCAATGAATCAAAATGTGATAACTGATTCGTTAGCTAGGTCTGCTCGTACTTTTTATAGGTCTTTTTGCTACTTTGGTTGTTTTAAACCGGTCAGGTTATCCAGACTACTTtaaatttgagtaatagaatagccgtttgatgtcaaaaaaaaacaatatctgTATATTATTAGTCAATTTCCTTTTCATCTATAATAGCCACATcatcaaaataacaaataaacactaaattatatatatattcaaaaatttagacATACTAATTTATatgataatttaatataaacaaaataaaattggaAAGACAAGATGtgattcattaaaatattttacctttaaaagtaatttatagTGTTATTCCACATTTTATGCCTCATTCACCTATTtcacttttacaaaaaaatactccctccgtttctaaaagatgtatattctgaaaaaaaaattgtttcaaaaaatgtattttttatgtttcctatacaaaaaatacaaatttcaataagattaattgaatttattgaaagactattggttaaaatgcattggaatttgataatttctaaaaataatgtaCGATtgatgtgttttcttaatatgtgtgaaaacaccaaaacatatatctttaagaaacagagggagtaatatatataaacatacacaaatatctatatatatatgtatattcattttatataatataaattacattatGGTACTGAGATTTTATAGGGCTCCTTACATCGAATTGTCCCTAAATTTACTGGAGCTACAAGAAATAGGGGAATATCAGATCATATGACCTTTTGGCTTTTTTATATGCTTACTGAACTATCTCACTTAACGGGTAATATTTCCAAAATCTGTTTTGATATATCTAAGCATCTAAATGTCTGCATATGAATGGTTATGttgtttgttttattgtttatttgttttcgTTCTCTTTCTAACGCCTGAAATGAAATATTAGAGACTATGCATGAAACATCAGATCATGAgacctttttttatttttccatgtAGACTATTAGCTCTTTTACGGGTAAAATTTTGCAAAATCTGTTTTGAGTTTCCCAAGCATCTAGATGTCTTCACATAAATGGTTCTGTTGTATATTTATTTGCCTCTTTTTGTGGGTCGGCATTTGTTTATGTGCTTACCTTTCAAAAGAGATCGAGCGatattcatttataaatttGAGATTTGTCGCTTTCTTCTCCTAAGTTATTTAGTCGATTGAGATTCATGATTAACTCCGGTCTCTTAATCGAAATTCTTAAATTCACgattctatattttttatttttaatatttttcagcTGAGACggattttatatcttttatttaagagaCGGTTTTTTAgcttttcttagttaaaatctaaaaaaacctaaaaaccGTCTCTTAATCGAAAGTAAGAATCCCAGTTAAGAGACCGGGGTTAATGATGGTCTTTTAGCTCTCAATGTATTTTACTAGGACAACTTTCCACCATATAccaaaatattagttttaaatataataatttttatatcaaaaataaaaatttagtttacatttgaaattattatttttatattttaacttcaTCAATTCGGAAAACCAAAATTATAGTTATAACTATATGTAGTCTAATTTATTTCAATTTGGTTTAGTTAACAagtttagtttaattttattaaatttcaatagatttaaatttacattttacaaaactatatatatatataaatatatattaaattgtagtctttaataaatatttatattattccTTTTCTGATTTGGTCtaactattaaaatttgattttatttaaactgCAATAGaattaaatttactttttataagACTATTTGTTAATATCATATTGTATCTaatgcatatttattttaaatttatcttattatctaggtttaaatatttctatatttaaatataaaaattcttaTTTTGGATGCTTGTTTGTTTTAGTAAACTATgttaaaatggtaaaaataaatttgttaattaaCATTATGAACCGACAATTTAAAGGAAATTTCAGCCATTTAACTaacaacaaaattttgattttataagtATTCATTTTTATGTGTTAAGGTACACTTACAATTaattttgttgatatatatacacaaaatatgatatatataagtatatcaTGATGTATATCCATGAGAAAGAATTTAAATGCGAGAGAGGTATCAGGGGATTTATATTGTGATAGATGTGGTGCTACCGAAGAATCAATTAACCATGTGTTctttgaatgtcctccagcgcGTCAGGTTTGGGCACTATTCTAGATCTCATCTAACTCCACAACTGAATCTCTGTTCACAAATATGGATTACCTATCCTGGCGAATCCTACCTGAATTGGAAGATCATCAATTTGCttggatattatggtatatttggaaatgAAGAAATAACATGGTTTTAAGCAATTTGGATATGGACCCTAGGGATACTCTTCAACTTGCGGAAACAGAATCACGGCTATGGGCTGAGGCACAAGTAGTACAAACGCCGACACCAAACCCACAACAAGCGAATCTTCCAATGATTCCCGGCTGGTGGTGTTTTCTGGATGGGTCTTGGAAGGATAAGGAAGTTTTTTACGGGGCTAATGGGAGCACGTAATGTAAGgacttctctctctcctcttcactCTAAGATATAAGCTTTACTTtaggcaatggaatgtatgcgGAATTTGCGTCAGTTTCGggtcacgtttgcaacagatTTGTTTGcaattggtaaagatggtgTCTGAACCAGATGAATGGCCTGCGTTTGCTACTTATTTAGAAGACATAAAGACTTTAAAAGAATCTTTTCATAGCTTAGAGATCATTCATGTATTTCGCATACAGAATCTGAAGGCCGATGCCTTAGCACGTAGTACGTGCTAAGAAACAGACGTCCTTTGTTGTGGATGCAGAActaccagtttggtttacagagtccgATTGAGTTTGTAAAaatcgatgacaaaaaaatgatatatataagtAGGTAGAAGTTTTTGTagttatatttagttttttaatatgatatataattttattcaatAGTGACATATGAATTATTAGTGATTACTATATGAAGCCCCACCACATAACCCAAGCGAGGTACAAATCAAAAGAGCATTCAGCTTTACGTGGTATGTACTTGTTTATGTAGAAGCAGCGCAGCTACAagaagttttgaagttttgtaAAGAAGGTGATAGTATTGTAAAAcagttttgttttcattatgTTTGCAGTTTGTAGCGTCTTTTTGTAGAATGTTTTTAAAAACTGCATTTTTACTGAAAATGATGTTTAAGATGAGATTCCCATAGCAatgcacaaaaaaaagagattccCATAGCTGGCATGGTATGCGTCAGGAACTTGACATATTAATGTACCAGAAGTTCGATATATGTGAGTACCCAACCCACAACCATCAAGTTTTTTAATGCTGAACTATCTAAGTCGGGATTCACACAGATGGTTTAGTAGAGCCATTAACGAATTAGATTTTCTGTTTATCTTGAAGAGAGTTCTAAAATTCTATAGTCCATATATCATATCATAGTACTTTTATGTCGTAGAAATAATAGCCATAGTCCGCAAGTTAGTAACTATGTGCATATTGATAATAGAAGGCGGGACCAGAGAAAACGTTATGATCGTTAGAGATTGATTTTCTACGATAccatataaagttttaaaaaagtGAGTGTGATCATCACAAAAAAGTATGTAGATTGACTAAGTAGGTAGACTTAAAGACTAACAAGATAACAACGAATTCCACGTCATTATCTTTTATCTTTATATCATCATCtctatagaaatatatatataaaataaaaataagtattatGTCCTGATGTGTTTCCTGTCCACAGATTCGCTTCCTGATAATGTGTTATGgtttatgaattaaaaaactTGCAAGCAActcatttcataaaatataattaaatctgCTGAAAGAAAAAGATATTCATAAATAAGAAGTttattagaaacaaaaaaaaaatatttcatacaTATGATACTGATATACATATCATCAGTAAACGatactttataattaatttcttataaaaatagcTGATCTTCTTGCGACGCACAAGACATGCTTGTTTTCCCTTACGCACTGATTATTCCCTCACAATCTTGAATTTTCCTAGAAACAAATAATCTCCCACAAAGACCATCTTAAAGAGAAGCTCATATCAGTTACCAAAATTGTAGCCATCGAATAGAAACTCGTTTAGATCGTTAGGCAAACTTGGATAAGTTGAGGACTCGAGATCTGTTAAACCAATGCCATTATAAGCTTGTTGAGGTTCATTCCTTCTCATCATGTTATTCACCTGATTTGGAAGCTGATATTGTCGTTGTTGATGCTGCTGCTGGAGATGGTGATCATTGTTAAAGTAGGACAAACCAGGCATATTATTGGTAACGAAGTGGTTGTTGTTCATTGACAAGTAACCATTTTGATATTGATTTTCCTGGACCGGGTAAACAGCTGGACCATTCATAAAGGATGATGGTGCAATGAAACCATTGTTCATACCTAAGAAAGGCGAAGGTCTACACAAACTAGACCAATCAGTCTCTGGAAACTGTTGAGGAATTTGGTTCTGTTCAAGACTTAGACGATGTTTCTGCACGGCAACACAATTGATGTAGAATTTGTGTTATTCATATATGCAGAATCCTAGTTTAATTgtcacaataaaaaaaaaaataatattcttttgtaaCCTGAAGATGACTGGACACATTGTTTCTAGTGAGTCCTTTGATATTCAGGTCTTGCAAGCATTTGAGAATTATCTTTGGACTAGCTTCTGCGGTTGcattaaaaaaatgataagtaaataaaagagaaataattaaatttgaattactAGAGATTTTAGAATAGTTAGATTACTTTTAGGCCCACCAACTATTTTGATGGCTTCGAGAAATTTCTCTTGAAGATCTCCAGTCCACGTCATCCGCGATTTCTTGAAATATCTcgcatttttattatttatgctTTGTTCACAGTTGTAATTGCTTACGCTCCTTGAATCGTCGCTGTCTTGGTCTGAGCCGTTACTCTTAACCAAATCTGATTGCATTGGTTGAGTTTCTTCTATACCTGTCCTTCTTCGTTTCTTTGTTGCTTCCTCTTTTTCTTGCTTTGAACAGTCATCATGAGCCACAGCCGGTGGAACTAAACCGGTTTTAGATTTCATCCTCTTGCGTACAATGTGTTGCCATATGGTGGCTATGATCTCTTTTCTAACGGGTTTCATAACATAGTGGCATGCACCATGTACCATTGCGTCCATCACTGATTCTGTTTGATCGTCATCTGACATAACTACACAAAGATTAAATTAACTATTATTTGTTATCGAATTaagataattttgttataatagtttgaaaagtaaaaatttaatgCACGATATACATACTTATTACAGGAAGATCCATCTTTGAACCAATGATTGCGAGAGCTTGGAGTCCATTAATTCCAGGCATATGATAATCCCAAATTACAATATTAATCTCATGTTTAGAGTTTGTCAGAAACGCAATGGCTTCTTCTGCGTCCGCATAAGCTGTCACTGGATAATGATTAAACACGTAAGTATAAACCATAGCTTTAACAACTCTTTATTAAATCGCTTaatttatacacatatatgtgACTATATATGTAAGAAGATGATTACCTTGATAGGCACAGCGTTCCATGATTTCTTTCATATTAAGTAAAGTGCTGAGACTGGCGTCGACAACCAGAACATTAGTACTCGGCGGAAATTCACTGAGAGGAGAGCTGATTTCACAAATTTCTTGCTGCAGTAAGAGAGTTTTATCTCCATCCTCAGTTATATTTCTTATAGACATTAGAAAAGTTACTTTTGTAGAGGTTTGGAAGAAAGCAAGAGATAATATGTATGTTAGAACATGTATGTATCTTATTACGAAGAAGAATGAagctttttatattataaaaattgattttatcaTCATGAAattttgacatgtgtcaaaataaatttattaaaatttgtttttattttataggtgTACATagtattatgtaataaaaatggAATGTAAGATTTATGGTAGATTACAATGAAAGAAAATTGAGTAACTACGAAGAAAAAATACAATTAGCTGTCAAGCCAAATCTTCATTTTACTGAATTTTATGAAAAAGATCTCAAAAAGATTAAACCATTTGACTTTCCCCGCTTTCAAATATGACTTTCTGcctatgtttttttctaaaaaaatatactatatatgaacgtataatatgattttcaatatgaaaataataaaatgatgtttaatatgaatttttaaataaggAATTTTCTATTACCTTGATAGAGTTTTATTCCAGACTGGACTTCCAATTATGCCGACATTTTTCCTAGAACttggaaatattaaaaaaaaatctgatctGAAAATAAAGTTTTGCTTCGGGTACGGATCTATAGTATATACGCGAATCTCGGTTTGGATCCAGGTCTTAACCAAGACCCGATCAATTACCCAAATGAACACAAAACTAGGTATTTTTAGTATCATgggtaattttttaaaaagttttggTTAGTGTTGGAGTTTAAAGGTGAAgtttcagattttaaaataatttcgtAGCTTTTTCAAGTATTCGGGTATTCATATTTTCTGCGTTTTTCAATACAGTTTGGCTACTCTGAGTACTAAATACCTAAACCAAACTGTTaggataaaataaaacaaggtTCCTCGTGATACTACGTTAACATGAAGTAAAACAGCTGAACAAGAAACAAGGATCAAAGTAAGGTTTTATTGATCTTTTTGAGTGGGTTTTTCAACTTATAGGCTTGAAAACCGTTAGTCGCTACTGCTAAACTCGAGGTGCATAATAGTCGACCCATgtcttttagggtttaggagTCCTCCATGTAGTAGGAAATTAGATTATGGTTTTGGGTTTTCCTGGTAAACTTTCATATTCTAGATATATTTTATTGCTTTTTGAGATATTCAGGTATTCATGTATTTTCGAGTTTCAGTATTTTCTGGGTTTTCCGGTACAATTTGGGTACTCCAGGTACTAAATACCAAAACCGAACTAtagccaaaacccgaaaaccccAAACTCAATGGGAACGAAGCTGAGGGTACACACTCTTTGAAACTAACAATATGTATGAATATTTACAAAAGTATTGGGATAATCGGGTTTGATTCACCAGTTTAGTAAATATTGAGTATtggttagttttctttttacctACCATACATCAGATTGTACAGATCACATTAGTTTAGATGAATAACAAACTTTTCTTCACCGCCTTCTTACTTTTTCTTTGCATCCTTAAACTTTGATTATCTTCACAAGATCAATAAATCTGATCCAAATGGTATTGATCTTGTGAGCTCATTTTTTCATAGACTAAGATGAGCAGTCTCGTTTTTATTCTCTCGTGATTTCTCAATCCTCTTTGTGTGGCGATTGTAAATATAGTCTTCAGAATTCTCATTTGTGTTTTCTCTTAAGTTCATCTTATTCACCGATCATCTTACTGCTTGAGATTTAATTCATTGATCTATTTATGTTTAGTAACGACACAATCCTCTGCTGATCCTTAGCTTGATTCGACGTGATATTCAGCTAATCAATATGTAGATCCTTATTAtaacataaaaacaataaaatgcggtcttcttcttgtttcagATCTTGTCAACAACTTTTGAATTTCATTTTTTGAGATGATCGGTACGGATGATGTAGAATTTTTTGAACAAACTTGATTTTGTTGATGGTATGATCTCTAAACCTTCTTATAATGATCGCGATTATGGTATGTGGTCTTGTGTAACGAAACTATTATCTTGGTTAATGAATTTAATTTCAAAGAAGATAGGCCATGTTTATCTCTACTGCTGGAGGAATTTGGTATAACTTGGTCTCTCATATCAAAAAGTTAGATGCACCAAGAGTGTACGATATAGAGAATTTTTTTGAGTAAAACTGAATAAGGTTCTATGAATACATCAACCTATTATACAAAACTTGTTACTATGTTGGAAGAACGtagaaaatatgttaaattgcAAGATTGAACTTGTGAAATGTATGAATGTGATGCAATAACTTTATGGGAAAGCTACAACACATGAGTCGTGTTACCAAGTTTTCTATGGGCTTTGTGGGAACTGAAATTCACACTGTCGATTTCCGTCGAATAAAGAAAattaggaaaaccctaatttctcagAGGTACTGGATTATCTGCGAGATCACAGAAAAACGAAGAACAACAGAGAACAGAATATCGATGGTAAATTGTGCTAAGGCATTTTAttgaataatataaattgatataCAGATTTTCACAGAAAATAGGATGAATAGGAGGTTGCTAATCAACAGAGAACGCagaacaaaacagaaaaacGCTCTAAGTATGAAACTCACTAGTTAAGCCGCCAAAATTCTAAGTTCTCTAAAGCTAACAGAAGTCTACTAGGTCTAAATTTTCGGATCCTTTCTTTCTTGCATAAGCCTTCCTTTATATATGATTTCTAGGTCGGTTGTCTTTTCCCCTTCTGCCCCTGGCCGAGTTTATTCTTTTGCGGTAATATTCCATTTCTCTCGATTTTCATGATTATCTTTcaaaacttgacatttatcttctcGTGCATACAATACACAGACCGTCATAGTCACTTTGGGCTCAGATTAGTATAAAAATCGTAAGTGGGTTTACGACCACATTTTAGACCTTCCCGGGCCGTTTTGCGATTTAAATGTTTTTACGATTTTAAGAAGAAAACCCAAGGTACGCGGTCGGTATTATCAAAGTGTCCCAAATTAATTGTATAGTCTAGGCTTTTCTGGTGTTAAGTTAACTGCTGCCGTTTTATACGATATCATTTGAACTTACGAGAAAACAAGTCTTCGCGGGTTTTTTCGTAAAGTTCTAACTGTAACTCCAATCGAGATGAAAAAAGAGTCAGTTTGATTGAGACCCGAAGACAGGAGTTTCAAAGATGCGAATGCAAGGCATGGGATTGATTCAATTCGCATTTGGATGATGGTCTTCCAACTCGCCCAATGGCGAGTTGGATTGAATGATCCAACTTGCCATGGGGCGAGTTGGATGATGCTTGTCCAACTCTCCCAATGGCGAGTTGGATCAGAAGTTTCGACTCGTCTGTTGATGAGTCGGACGGCACTGGTTTGTTCCGTTGATCGGGAATTGTGATGTTCTAATGATTTCATTCGATCCCTAGAGATGCAATCTTAAACGTTGATTTCAAGATTACcttttttgaccccaacagttagccccccagatCGCAAGTTTCGGGTGTGATTTTTCCGAGTGAATGAGGTTGTTTAATCGAAATCTACGGCTAGGAATGAATTCTTCTCAAAACCCTTTTGTCGATTTTTTTGGGTGCGAAGAATCACCTCTCCTTTACTTATTTATAAGTATTGAGCTCTcattcttcattttcttcatactttctcaacttcccatGTTTTCTCTACCATCTCTCTTAGAAATTCTTTTATACCAAGATGTATTCTTCCTGGAGCGACCAAAAGAGCTGTGATCCTGAGATGGGTGATTCCCTTCACATGAGTACGTTGGGTACTCCCATCTCTGGTGCCGTCCCGGCGCACATTGCAGAGTTCCTTTCCTTCCAGGGCGAGATGGATCGTCAGGAAGTCATGGAGGTGGTTAGCGCAGCACGCTCTGATTCATAGGATCTCCCCCTCCAGCTTGCACTTTGACTCCTTTAGCCGAAATACCGCTCTCGGACGATGTTGTTACTGCtcctttaaataaaaatagaatattttctataactatgataattaatactttgcatattttgtgaatgataataattttaatttttatgcactatatactttccatttaatttgaatatcatttttcatttataatattatttaaaaatcgaatataaatatatacatgcatattaaaaaaaaatattatgccgtttttttacataataatgatatgcATTTTTGAgtgtttaattttctaaacctatttttaaattaagttttagatctaaatataaataaaaatacaaacttatcatagtaaccaaaaaaaagaaaataatattttcatatcaataataaagtttcttattaccattgtttcattttcttcaaatgacataatacaaatctcattaaattctaaataattgctttttaattttatataatattaagcaGTATGGATTAttcaataaaaaattcaaaaatttatttatgtttttggttttcagCGGGTCATCTCATTTCGGATCTTTAGTTAATAgtagatttttagatttttacaggttataattacaattctttttattaaattgaactGAATTATACACATATCACTGGATTTATCTGTTCAATCATATGTCTGGGTTGGATATGAAAACACCgtttaaaaatcaattattataatagaacaatttttttgaaacacaaatagaaaac
The Raphanus sativus cultivar WK10039 unplaced genomic scaffold, ASM80110v3 Scaffold0373, whole genome shotgun sequence DNA segment above includes these coding regions:
- the LOC130502005 gene encoding putative two-component response regulator ARR19, with the translated sequence MSIRNITEDGDKTLLLQQEICEISSPLSEFPPSTNVLVVDASLSTLLNMKEIMERCAYQVTAYADAEEAIAFLTNSKHEINIVIWDYHMPGINGLQALAIIGSKMDLPVIIMSDDDQTESVMDAMVHGACHYVMKPVRKEIIATIWQHIVRKRMKSKTGLVPPAVAHDDCSKQEKEEATKKRRRTGIEETQPMQSDLVKSNGSDQDSDDSRSVSNYNCEQSINNKNARYFKKSRMTWTGDLQEKFLEAIKIVGGPKKASPKIILKCLQDLNIKGLTRNNVSSHLQKHRLSLEQNQIPQQFPETDWSSLCRPSPFLGMNNGFIAPSSFMNGPAVYPVQENQYQNGYLSMNNNHFVTNNMPGLSYFNNDHHLQQQHQQRQYQLPNQVNNMMRRNEPQQAYNGIGLTDLESSTYPSLPNDLNEFLFDGYNFGN